GATAATAATTAAATCTAAGTGAGTTGTATTGCATCACAATGAGTTTAGACAAGAAACTCTAGAAGTCACTTACGGGTACACAATATAATGGTTTTACCTGTATTGAGAATTGAGTAGATAGTTGAGGTCTGTTATGCCAGGGGTACACATTGTTATCATCACCGTGTGAACTGTAAAATTAAGAATGAGCCTCGACAAAAATCgtagcatcatcatcatcctcattGTGAAATATCAGCCTTCTTTCATATGGATTTTAAAACCTCTTCAAGGACTAGTCCCCACTGAGTCCAATGGGTGCCACCCTGCAATGGAAAGTTTAAGCAAACTTGTGATTCAGTTTGGGGGAAAAAGAAATGATAAACTACAACTGTAAACTTTTATATCCTTTAAAGTTTACACtgttttcaaataaaagaaaattctATGATCCATATCAGGAGGAAAGAAAATTGGAGAAGAACAAGCATGGACGACATACCTGGCAATATACAGCATAGGGTTCTCTTAATGGTCCGTCACATGAAAGCTCACTTGTACTTCCATCAATGAAAGTTCCATCAGCAAAAATGACCTGCGACATATTTGCTAAGATGGtgataaagaaaacaaaatagacaGAAAGAAACAGCACCAAAAGATCTATCCAAATCACATCATATAATTGATTTAGAGCTTGCATATGGCCAGACCTCAGAGGCATATCCAGGAGTTGTACCAGCCACTGGCTTAGCAAATGAACCTACTGGGGAGATTCTTTGTACAGCCTCACAAAAAGAAAGGAGACGTTCACGGCTTCTGAGTTGTACGGCCTGAAAAGTATCATAAAAATGAGTTTTTCTCTAGTTTGTTTGCATCATGGTAGCACCAAATTGAGAAAGAAATCTAGAAAGTTAGGTATTAGCATTTGATAAAATTATATTATACAATCAATTTTTATGTGCATGCAAAGTGATCCCCAGAACTAGATTACTATATCTTCAATTTGAAAAAACAGAGTTTTCTTTTAGTTaatataagaaatgaaacttgtATTTAAAATAATGTGTTAATACACGTGATAAAAAAATAGTAAGCAATTTAGCGAAAATTAACTTTTAAGAGTTCATTTCATAGAGGTTGTATacataataaagaaaattaacCTGTACAGTATCATGACGAGTAACACGGGGAAGAGGCTCTACTTTATACCCTTTCGATGCCATTACTTCAGCTACAAGAAGGGTTCCCTAATGTTACACAAGAATAATAAAAATTCAATGTTGAGCAGTGTGTTTAAAGTAATGAACAAGGATGCTGCAAATTCTAGTACCTTGATTGCCTCTCCAACCATTTGAGGTGAAAGAAATAATCCCTGGAAAAAGGACCGCATAATATCACCAGGAGTTGAGCCACAATCTACTCCAAGCCCTGGTGCCGACAAACGAGCTGCTGCTGCTTTCACCCATATCTCCTTCCCTGCAACATATCCACCACATGGTGCTATGGTTCCACCTGGATTTTTAATCAAACTTCCAgcaattaaatctgcaccctgCACATGATTATGGTAATTTTATGATCATTTTCAAAAGTATTGAAAGAAAGGGATGCAAAAGTATGTCACATACCACAAGTGGAGGCTCAATACTTTCAACAAATTCACCATAACAATTATCCACCATGACCAAACAATTAGGATTCTGCATCTGTTAAATGTgagtcaaacaaaaaaaaaaagtaagtatTCAATATTAAAGAATTGACAAAATGTTGTTGCAAATAACTAGGCATAAACACAGTGATTGTCCAGAGAAGCTTACCTTGATTATCTTAATTGCTCTACCTATCTCACTCACACTTAAACTCCGACGCCATGAATAACCACGAGATCTTTGTATGAGTGCACATTTTGTCTCAGGTTTCAAAGCCCAGACAAGTTTATCCCAGTCAAGTCCACCATCCTCAGCTAGCTGAAAATAATCAACATGAGAGCATTttacaaagaagaaaaggaacttttacttttttttttttttttgaagtagtAACTCACAGGAACTTCTCGATATGTTACTCCAAAATCTTTCAAGGACCCCATCCTATGAGAGTCCCTTTTTCCAATAACTTCCTCTAAGGTGTCATAAGGAGCACCTGCAACTGCCAAAAGCTGACAAAGAATTCAGCCTAAACTGCATTATAAAACAAAAGACGACAGCAATAGTTTAAACTAGTTAATAAACTTTCAATAGATAGCTCACCTCATCCCCTGGCCTTAAAATAGCAAACAATGCACAAGTTATAGCATGAGTTCCTGAGAAAAACTGGCACACAGATGATGAGCAATTGAATGTACAAAATACTCATCTAAATAAACACAAGCAAACCATATGTGGCAGACCTGAGAGCGAACTATCGCAGATTCAGCCCCAACGATTTCAGCAAATACTTGGTCAAGTGCTTCACGTCCCCCAGCTTCATCATGACCATAGCCAGTACATCCGGCAAAGTGCTGATTTTAGATGTATGGAGAACAAGATCCATAGTAAAACCAGACAGAATCAATTACAACTTCCATATACACAGCAATGGTAAGACTAAAAATATAAATTCCTAAGTCAAGAGAGGGCATGAATCCAATGAAATTAGATAACCATACAGAAAACTGTAGTGCATCATCCCATGAGCAATATAATTACGCAAATACACATTGCCTCTACACGTACATGATTGCATAAAGAATACATATAATTACTCGTTAAAAATTCTCCAGACAATATAAGCTCTTTCACTTTAAGGAATGTAAATTTTATATAATGGGACTTGAATACCGCACCTTTCACTCACACATACTCAACCACCTCACACTTCAGCTAGCCTTGAGTGACTAAAAGCTACATTATAGTATCAATTATCCGAAAAATCAAAAccatggttttttttttccacACCCAAATATGTACATTTCAATGAAAAAAATAGTAATTAAAATATCAACTATTACACTTACATGGGACCCAACTCGAGCATTTTTGAAAGCTTTAAGAACACGGCTGGTGTTGCAAGCAACCAAATCATCCACAGCTCTGAACTCTGAATATAAGGAGTCCACTGCTTCAATAACCTGCACACAAAAATGAGGACCCTTTACCAATTCACACAAGATTAAGCAATCTATGTTTTTTTTCCCTATTTGATTACATTAGCAAGAGAAAAAGGAGCAAGTCGATGGAAATTTTGCCAAACAAAATCCAAACTTTATTAGCAAATAAAAGTTTCTATGTATCTCGAAATTAGCATAAAGCGAGAGAAATACTCACCTCTGGAACAAAAGGGCTGTCCTTTTGATGATAATGGTGAGTAATTTGAGGGACTGAGAGTTGAGAGCTTGAACGACGAGCAGTGAACATGGGTACTGAAGATTTAAGAGTGGGTGCAGGATAAGAAAGGATAGCACAGGACAAGCCCCACATGCTAGAGCAGTAGGAAGAAGAAGTGTCCATTTTCTTTTTCCTCTACTTAAGGAGGGAAGAAGAAGATGACTTTACTGTATTTGGGTATTCTTCTTTTACTATGGCTTAATCTCATTTTTAGTAcccaaaatataaagaaataatAGTTAGTTGCTCCAAATAAattattggatttttttttcatatttatgattatttttaggttgttttatgatatttaatgtttctatttttttttaatgtctttTCGATTTGAATGTTCATATTTATAGTATTTTTtccataaatttaaaaaaaaaatacataaatataccacatttctaatcatatttatattccttttattttttttcaattttttatattttcctTCAATTTTTATTATCTTTCCAGgttttttttctccttttttttttcttacctcttttttctttcatttttctcatttttttcttttcattttcctattttttttcatattatttttattcattgatcttttttttccttctacagtattttttttcttcataatttttttgtttcctttctttttcttttttttttcattttttcattctatttttacTTCTTTTCTGTAATTAATATTTTCtctttcatctttttctttttttcacacataagttttttttttctttcttcttttccttacttttattcttcttctattttttctttttttgttctttttttttcctttttttctacCAAGATTTtcctttatcttttttttttctttctatttttcattattttttttattcttctttgcATTTTTATTCacttatgtattttttttctatttttcattcattatttattttgtttttcatatttcttagttttctttcccttttttttttcctttttttcattattttcctttgattttttcttctttttttacaATTCTTTTCTCTTTCcgttttttttcacacatattttaacaggATTTTTTTTCAAATGGTAGTCCTCATTCTTTACACTTTATAACATTTAGGTCcaaaaagttgattttgtataaGTTAGGTCCTCAATCTTTTCAAATCATATCATTTAGGTCCCTaatgctatttttatttcttttttctttcaaaatacataaataaaatataaaaaatagtgaACTAGTCCAAAAAAAAAACTGGACCACCTACTTTATAACAATACCAAACATgacattgaaaaatatatattttcatgacattttaaaaatatttaagggttttataaattaaattaatttttcattaaaaaaaaaatcttacctataaaattttaaaattaataactgaactatcacgagattatcaatatttataatgtacatatttattttttattttgcaaattttttctataatgcaacttataactaatcatatatatatgcacattgttgacgcggttattccccaacaggtaattaagagaagaagagaaatggattagtgctaaaggtgaaccgaaatagatatatatgatcttagaggatgaaagatgtgactcaagacacgttttttaagtggttcgaatgttaaaatccttctactccactagtcaatattattgatctatactgagtatttgattacaaagtatttcttacaagagattatttttccaacccctatcaactcccagggtctccatatttataggagaaggcacctgaaaGTTGGTaggaaggtcatcccgtgaccttcttagctgtcgtatcaattctgtgacattcatgattaattcctaaacctgacacataagtgtggtcaaatcaataggtaaggaggtaatgggccgcacggcccaacccagtcgtgggtgtctgaacacgcacgttcctgctgcgtgtccgagaagtcagggggatattagatacgtgatgcctgatatatgcacgtttaccttgcgtgtgttgacttcacaaagggtcacagcctccatatccagctcgtaccacgagctgcatacttagctcggtcttcgaccttcggaatccctgccccggccttgggcggtgaaggcgagctcttggggcttcctcgagctaagaagctcttggcacgacattacgacagaagctccagccctggggatgatcatgaggtaatcatggttaggccgaagctcggcttgctaatcagcccgtgggaaaatcagggcgtacatctgccccccaagctcctgctcatggtATATCACGCCGTATATAAGACCACAACAGGGGCTTTcagacttccccatgaactcttcgtattccactttttacgcaggcgcctgatacgtggaacatcgtgggtggtgacggtacgtcttacgagaaccgcatttaatggcctagcctatgcccagccgtcgtttcgtatttcgagtggagggcctcggatccctcatcaggaccatccaacgaccctctacacgtgatcctttacgcatataaaaaggggtggccaccctatgcatgggccaccctttcattcaaaaattttcaaacttctcttcttcttctctctttatctCAGAAGAACAAACCCTCTACTTTGTTACTGCTACTTTCaacgttcaagaagcttaggcgcacggatttcttCAAAGTTTTGGAAGCCAATACACCGACGAAGCTTTTACCAAGGTGACACCtccatccacctcccagccacacattgtaagtttcctgaccatgtgcgttttgaaaatatatgccactgtagcataggtaaaatttttactgtagccgcatgcaaggttttactgggttttgtggatacggagggtgaaagccctttttaggttagggtatctttggtGTAGGAAACcattttagagtatgggttttaggatgctttctctggggaaaattttctgggtaggagttttggtaattttaggtgcaaaaccgggtagcttagggaacacgcctcacaggcggttttgcaattttctgcctactgaaactttccccccaaggcaaattctatcctaaccctcctgacacacgaatcccgagtactcggggatctgttgggagcacaggcgcgtgttcatcgaaccgcgtggtcccactctccacaggctgggcttacctcagctcgtgcaaataataattgctttttcctcatgcttgggtcgcattttctgaaatgttttcttttgttcgttaggcgaccggatggctccaaagaggaatctcccccagaagaacgtcagcagctcggcctcccagcaggacagaGGAAAGGCAGCGATGCCTAGCTCCtcgatcccccgcttcgggccggcagtggagaaggaggtcgaggtggcccctgatgcattctttgaggcggagaggatcgtctcaaagataaccgaccaggtgaagattaacaaaatcttcatttcccacaacatcgccttggggaaagcatccgtagtggcccgacctgctttagatggcgagcggagctgtacgccgctcgacgagtcgttcgcggcctggagcggtgaacactttaaggcaggggccttccttccactggatcagtattttgctgatttcctcaactacgtggggttggccccgtttcagctcccccccaactcctaccgtttgctggcaaggttgaggtatttgttccagaagcacgagtgggaggtaaccactcctgcagacattttatatttcttctgcctcaaagccagctcggaccaacgggggcgaggcgacgggttttactatctaacccggtttcccaatacggcggcggtcatcgagctgcccagccattctaatgactttaaggaccagttcttcatgtcaactgggttccggaattgcgagcatcactatttcaatcgtcctcgtaagttttctcCGACCTTAGCTCGTACTTTAAGtgtcattttagctcctcccgtaccccaTTCTGACTCAGaataatcttgcagccatcttcgcgaggacagagaaatctgtgaccctcggggcccaatacgagacactggcgggcttgccccccagtgagaaggactaccgggtgctcgtgacggacgagacgatggtggcttgtaagctgattttcccaaatcagactttgaatctaaggaggcctcgggggcctcccccagttcgctcctctatgcccatcatcgtggaggaggtcgcgatggacgaggacgaggaggacgagactccacttgtgaggagcaggaagcgggcgctggaggtcgcctaGATAACGGACgaagagaggatccagtccggagcagccgtgggtccctcgggccaaggtaacctttacatatttaggaacttagatagggccattgccgacccctgGCTAGCTAGATTTAACCCCcgacagctcgtccatcgtcaccgaagtgatccggacctggacacaaccctgctccactgcgtcgatcggctcgtgttggactaccaagatagccgacctaggggtaccgtagtagtagataacaccctagcctttaggtcgatcctattcgaggagtacgggaccaacctccgctcatggccatcactccggaggggtttcttagctccggggcttaggc
The Humulus lupulus chromosome 6, drHumLupu1.1, whole genome shotgun sequence DNA segment above includes these coding regions:
- the LOC133782630 gene encoding uncharacterized protein LOC133782630 produces the protein MDTSSSYCSSMWGLSCAILSYPAPTLKSSVPMFTARRSSSQLSVPQITHHYHQKDSPFVPEVIEAVDSLYSEFRAVDDLVACNTSRVLKAFKNARVGSHHFAGCTGYGHDEAGGREALDQVFAEIVGAESAIVRSQFFSGTHAITCALFAILRPGDELLAVAGAPYDTLEEVIGKRDSHRMGSLKDFGVTYREVPLAEDGGLDWDKLVWALKPETKCALIQRSRGYSWRRSLSVSEIGRAIKIIKMQNPNCLVMVDNCYGEFVESIEPPLVGADLIAGSLIKNPGGTIAPCGGYVAGKEIWVKAAAARLSAPGLGVDCGSTPGDIMRSFFQGLFLSPQMVGEAIKGTLLVAEVMASKGYKVEPLPRVTRHDTVQAVQLRSRERLLSFCEAVQRISPVGSFAKPVAGTTPGYASEVIFADGTFIDGSTSELSCDGPLREPYAVYCQGGTHWTQWGLVLEEVLKSI